A window of Theropithecus gelada isolate Dixy chromosome 14, Tgel_1.0, whole genome shotgun sequence contains these coding sequences:
- the ZDHHC24 gene encoding probable palmitoyltransferase ZDHHC24 isoform X2, which translates to MGQPWAAGSADWAPARLPLVLTALWAAAVGLELAYVLVLGPGPPPLGPLARALQLALAAFQLLNLLGNVGLFLRSDPSIRGVMLAGRGLGQGWAYCYQCQSQVPPRSGHCSACRVCILRRDHHCRLLGRCVGFGNYRPFLCLLLHAAGVLLHISVLLGPALSALLRAHTPLHMAALLLLPWLMLLTDNPCPATALTTTKRNSHELLRAGPTFLLSPQCPRSILCMCLQQLSEHPRLPPAHLHGEVPSTPQAQCCGNQPHAPSGLRNSDLQARCTS; encoded by the exons ATGGGGCAGCCCTGGGCGGCTGGGAGCGCGGACTGGGCGCCCGCGCGGCTGCCTCTCGTGCTCACCGCGCTGTGGGCCGCGGCCGTGGGCCTGGAGCTGGCTTACGTGCTGGTGCTCGGTCCCGGGCCGCCCCCGCTGGGACCCCTGGCCCGGGCCTTGCAGCTGGCGTTGGCTGCCTTCCAGCTGCTCAACCTTCTGGGCAACGTGGGGCTCTTCCTGCGCTCGGATCCCAGCATCCGGGGCGTGATGCTGGCCGGCCGCGGTCTGGGCCAGGGCTGGGC TTACTGCTACCAGTGCCAAAGCCAGGTGCCGCCACGCAGCGGACACTGCTCTGCCTGCCGCGTCTGCATCCTGCGTCGGGACCACCACTGCCGACTGCTGGGCCGCTGCGTGGGCTTCGGCAACTACCGGCCGTTCCTGTGCCTGCTGCTTCATGCCGCCGGCGTCCTGCTCCACATCTCCGTGCTGCTGGGACCTGCACTATCGGCCCTGCTGCGAGCCCACACGCCCCTCCACATGGCTGccctcctcctgcttccctgGCTCATGCTGCTCACAG ACAATCCGTGTCCTGCCACAGCTCTGACCACCACAAAGAGGAACAGCCACGAGCTCCTGAGGGCAGGCCCCACATTCCTCCTGAGTCCTCAGTGTCCACGCTCAATATTGTGCATGTGTCTCCAGCAGCTTAGTGAGCACCCGCGCCTGCCTCCTGCTCATCTCCACGGGGAAGTCCCATCAACACCTCAGGCCCAATGCTGTGGAAACCAGCCTCATG CACCTTCCGGCCTGAGGAACAGTGATTTGCAGGCAAGATGTACCTCCTAG
- the ZDHHC24 gene encoding probable palmitoyltransferase ZDHHC24 isoform X1 → MGQPWAAGSADWAPARLPLVLTALWAAAVGLELAYVLVLGPGPPPLGPLARALQLALAAFQLLNLLGNVGLFLRSDPSIRGVMLAGRGLGQGWAYCYQCQSQVPPRSGHCSACRVCILRRDHHCRLLGRCVGFGNYRPFLCLLLHAAGVLLHISVLLGPALSALLRAHTPLHMAALLLLPWLMLLTGRVSLAQFALAFVTDTCVAGALLCGAGLLFHGMLLLRGQTTWEWARGQHSYDLGPCHNLQAALGPRWALVWLWPFLASPLPGDGITFQTTADVGHTAS, encoded by the exons ATGGGGCAGCCCTGGGCGGCTGGGAGCGCGGACTGGGCGCCCGCGCGGCTGCCTCTCGTGCTCACCGCGCTGTGGGCCGCGGCCGTGGGCCTGGAGCTGGCTTACGTGCTGGTGCTCGGTCCCGGGCCGCCCCCGCTGGGACCCCTGGCCCGGGCCTTGCAGCTGGCGTTGGCTGCCTTCCAGCTGCTCAACCTTCTGGGCAACGTGGGGCTCTTCCTGCGCTCGGATCCCAGCATCCGGGGCGTGATGCTGGCCGGCCGCGGTCTGGGCCAGGGCTGGGC TTACTGCTACCAGTGCCAAAGCCAGGTGCCGCCACGCAGCGGACACTGCTCTGCCTGCCGCGTCTGCATCCTGCGTCGGGACCACCACTGCCGACTGCTGGGCCGCTGCGTGGGCTTCGGCAACTACCGGCCGTTCCTGTGCCTGCTGCTTCATGCCGCCGGCGTCCTGCTCCACATCTCCGTGCTGCTGGGACCTGCACTATCGGCCCTGCTGCGAGCCCACACGCCCCTCCACATGGCTGccctcctcctgcttccctgGCTCATGCTGCTCACAG GCAGAGTGTCTCTGGCACAGTTCGCCTTGGCCTTCGTGACGGACACGTGCGTGGCGGGTGCGCTGCTGTGTGGGGCTGGGCTGCTCTTCCATGGGATGCTGCTGCTGCGGGGCCAGACCACATGGGAGTGGGCTCGGGGCCAGCACTCCTATGACCTGGGTCCCTGCCACAACCTGCAGGCAGCCCTGGGGCCCCGCTGGGCCCTTGTCTGGCTCTGGCCCTTCCTGGCTTCCCCATTGCCTGGGGATGGGATCACCTTCCAGACCACAGCAGATGTGGGACACACAGCCTCCTGA